From Deinococcus multiflagellatus, the proteins below share one genomic window:
- a CDS encoding c-type cytochrome gives MGAGREFSAAVGFVALAAAIAVGSYFTGVRMSGGGDGAAMQPPTAGAPVNGQAVYAGNCAGCHGAQAEGGVGPGLAEVKTWSEGAFREAVLNGKHPSGRTLGTVMPRFAQTGLDGAPATPEQMTALLAYLQGL, from the coding sequence ATGGGCGCTGGGCGTGAATTCAGCGCTGCTGTGGGCTTCGTGGCTCTGGCCGCGGCGATTGCGGTGGGGTCGTACTTCACCGGGGTGCGCATGTCTGGCGGTGGCGACGGCGCGGCCATGCAGCCCCCCACAGCCGGGGCCCCGGTAAATGGGCAGGCCGTGTACGCGGGCAACTGCGCCGGCTGTCACGGCGCCCAGGCCGAAGGCGGGGTGGGCCCCGGGCTGGCCGAGGTGAAAACCTGGAGCGAGGGCGCTTTCCGTGAGGCGGTGCTGAACGGCAAACACCCCAGTGGCCGCACCCTGGGCACCGTGATGCCCCGGTTTGCCCAGACCGGCCTGGACGGCGCCCCCGCCACCCCAGAACAGATGACGGCGCTGCTGGCCTACCTCCAGGGCCTGTAG
- the ybaL gene encoding YbaL family putative K(+) efflux transporter, with the protein MPHHTDLIAALAIGLTLAFFGGLLATRLRLPPLVGYLLAGLAIGPFTPGFVANPHIAAQLSEIGVMLLMFGVGLHFSVGDLLAVRRLAVPGALLRIAVITAVGAAAAQLWGWPLGQGVILGLALSVASTVVLLRALEERGTLDTSNGKIAVGWLVVEDLVMVLALVLLPALAPLLGGAGGAPDLGALGLSLATTTGKMVLFVGVMMVAGRRFIPWMLARVARLGSRELFTLAVLGTALGIAYTAGTLFDVSFALGAFLAGVVASESKFSHQVAQDALPFQDAFAVLFFVSVGMLFNPAVLWQSPLQVLATALIIIVGKTLVALLTLRLLRASWSTALTVAISLAQIGEFSFILATLGRDLELLSAQGQNLILAGAIISIVLNPFLFRLLPVFEAWAARRTPAAHPELPAPVGLQGHAVLVGYGRVGRLIASRLQAQQVPFAVIEEDERRLEEIRAQGLPAVYGDAARREVLSRAGVTQAQAVILATPDSLQSQLILEQVRDLNPAVHVTARTHDEHSQQALLALGASDVLYGEYELGLAMGDHVLAALRAPVTPTAP; encoded by the coding sequence ATGCCCCACCACACCGACCTGATTGCCGCCCTGGCCATTGGCCTCACGCTGGCCTTTTTTGGCGGCCTGCTCGCCACCCGTCTGCGCCTTCCGCCCCTGGTGGGCTACCTGCTGGCTGGCCTGGCCATCGGGCCCTTTACCCCCGGCTTCGTGGCCAACCCCCACATTGCCGCGCAGCTCTCCGAGATCGGGGTGATGCTGCTGATGTTTGGTGTGGGACTGCATTTCTCGGTGGGTGACCTGCTGGCGGTGCGGCGCCTCGCGGTGCCTGGGGCACTGCTGCGCATTGCGGTGATTACAGCGGTGGGGGCGGCGGCGGCGCAGCTGTGGGGCTGGCCGCTGGGTCAGGGCGTCATTCTGGGGCTGGCCCTGTCGGTGGCCAGCACCGTGGTGCTGCTGCGCGCCCTGGAAGAACGCGGCACACTGGACACCTCTAACGGCAAGATTGCGGTGGGCTGGCTGGTGGTGGAAGACCTCGTGATGGTGCTGGCGCTGGTGCTGCTGCCGGCCCTGGCCCCGCTGCTGGGCGGCGCGGGCGGCGCACCGGACCTGGGGGCGCTGGGCCTGTCACTGGCCACCACCACCGGCAAGATGGTGCTGTTCGTGGGCGTGATGATGGTGGCGGGGCGGCGCTTCATTCCCTGGATGCTGGCCCGGGTGGCGCGCCTTGGCTCGCGCGAACTGTTTACCCTGGCGGTGCTGGGCACAGCGCTGGGGATTGCCTACACCGCCGGGACGCTGTTTGACGTGTCGTTCGCACTGGGCGCTTTTCTGGCCGGGGTGGTGGCCAGCGAGAGCAAGTTCAGTCATCAGGTGGCCCAGGACGCCCTGCCCTTTCAGGACGCTTTTGCGGTGCTGTTTTTCGTCTCGGTGGGCATGCTGTTTAATCCTGCGGTGCTGTGGCAGTCGCCGCTGCAGGTGCTGGCCACCGCCCTGATCATCATTGTGGGCAAGACGCTGGTGGCGCTCTTGACCCTGCGGCTGCTGCGGGCCTCGTGGTCCACCGCGCTCACCGTGGCCATCTCGCTGGCACAGATCGGGGAATTCTCCTTCATTCTGGCCACGCTGGGCCGCGACCTGGAGCTGCTGAGTGCCCAGGGGCAGAACCTGATTCTGGCCGGGGCCATCATCTCGATTGTGCTCAACCCCTTTCTGTTTCGCCTTCTTCCTGTGTTTGAGGCCTGGGCAGCGCGCCGCACCCCGGCCGCCCACCCGGAGCTGCCCGCGCCCGTGGGCCTACAGGGGCACGCGGTCCTGGTGGGCTACGGCCGGGTGGGCCGCCTGATCGCCAGCCGGCTGCAGGCCCAGCAGGTGCCGTTTGCCGTGATTGAAGAAGACGAGCGGCGCCTTGAGGAGATCCGCGCGCAGGGCCTGCCGGCGGTCTACGGCGACGCCGCGCGGCGCGAGGTGCTGTCGCGCGCCGGGGTGACCCAGGCGCAGGCCGTGATTCTGGCCACGCCCGACAGCCTGCAGTCGCAGTTGATTCTGGAGCAGGTGCGCGACCTGAACCCGGCCGTTCATGTCACGGCCCGCACCCACGACGAGCACAGCCAGCAGGCCCTGCTGGCCCTGGGCGCCAGCGACGTGCTGTACGGCGAATACGAACTGGGGCTGGCCATGGGCGACCATGTGCTGGCCGCGCTGCGCGCCCCAGTGACGCCCACCGCCCCCTGA
- a CDS encoding group III truncated hemoglobin, whose amino-acid sequence MTVPPVPATSLFDQVGSERLRQVLWAFYARVTADETLGPVFTRRIGPFPQAGWSLHLARLEGFWRAVMGGPGAYRGRPGPAHSGLGIEPAHFDRWLALWDATLRDLLPPPEASALLALAQRMRPNLERFSALAERLS is encoded by the coding sequence ATGACGGTGCCGCCAGTCCCGGCCACCAGCCTGTTTGATCAGGTGGGTTCAGAGCGGCTGCGGCAGGTGCTGTGGGCCTTTTATGCCCGCGTGACGGCCGATGAGACGCTGGGGCCGGTGTTCACCCGGCGCATTGGCCCCTTTCCGCAGGCGGGATGGTCACTGCACCTGGCGCGCCTGGAAGGGTTCTGGCGCGCGGTGATGGGCGGCCCTGGGGCCTACCGGGGCCGCCCCGGACCGGCCCACAGCGGCCTGGGCATAGAACCCGCCCATTTTGACCGCTGGCTGGCCCTGTGGGACGCCACCCTGCGCGACCTCCTGCCGCCACCAGAAGCCAGCGCGCTGCTGGCACTGGCCCAGCGGATGCGCCCCAATCTCGAACGCTTCAGCGCCCTTGCAGAGCGCCTGTCCTGA
- the hmpA gene encoding NO-inducible flavohemoprotein — protein sequence MLTPAQLAIIKATVPALEAHGETITRTFYASMFAAHPELLNIFNPANQQTGRQARSLAASVLAYAANIEHPERLGGMVTRIAHKHVSLEVLPEHYPVVGEHLLGAIAAVLGEAATPEILAAWAAAYEQLAGIMMGAEAQMYRSAEQAGWRGFKSFRVVRKVQESRLIASLELEPADDQPLPPFQPGQYLSLNLQVPGQTTRQIRQYSLVSAPNGRSYTIAVKRELAPAHDPLVPGGLISNALHDHVQEGDELLVHMPAGDFVLQPSARPAVLISGGVGITPMLGMLRALVAAGSARPVVFVHAALGRWAHAFREPVNELARTHSNIRKVVFYTEVTPDDRPGEHHDEAGLISLDRLRPYLPAGDAEYYYCGPEGFTQAVECILDALQVPAERRLTETFGPSQTFGPVLMPAGVTSSASGD from the coding sequence ATGCTGACCCCTGCCCAACTCGCCATCATCAAGGCCACCGTTCCAGCGCTGGAAGCGCACGGCGAAACCATCACGCGCACCTTTTACGCCTCCATGTTCGCGGCGCACCCGGAGCTGCTGAACATCTTCAACCCCGCCAACCAGCAGACCGGACGGCAGGCGCGCAGTCTGGCGGCCTCGGTGCTGGCGTACGCGGCCAACATCGAGCACCCCGAACGCCTGGGCGGCATGGTGACGCGCATTGCCCACAAGCATGTGAGCCTGGAGGTGCTGCCCGAGCACTATCCGGTGGTGGGTGAGCACCTGCTGGGGGCCATCGCCGCTGTGCTGGGCGAGGCCGCCACACCCGAGATTCTGGCGGCGTGGGCCGCCGCCTACGAACAACTGGCCGGCATCATGATGGGGGCCGAGGCGCAGATGTACCGCAGCGCCGAACAGGCCGGCTGGCGGGGGTTCAAGTCCTTCCGGGTGGTGCGCAAGGTGCAAGAAAGCCGCCTGATCGCCTCGCTGGAGCTGGAACCCGCCGACGACCAGCCCCTGCCGCCCTTCCAGCCGGGGCAGTACCTCAGCCTGAACCTGCAGGTGCCCGGCCAGACCACGCGGCAGATCCGCCAGTACAGTCTGGTCAGCGCCCCCAATGGCCGGAGCTACACCATTGCCGTGAAACGCGAACTGGCGCCCGCCCATGATCCCCTGGTCCCGGGCGGCCTGATCTCCAACGCGCTGCACGACCACGTGCAGGAGGGCGACGAACTGCTGGTGCACATGCCGGCCGGCGACTTTGTGCTGCAGCCTTCGGCGCGCCCCGCCGTGCTGATCAGCGGCGGCGTGGGCATTACGCCCATGCTGGGCATGCTGCGGGCCCTGGTGGCAGCCGGCTCGGCGCGGCCAGTGGTGTTTGTTCACGCGGCGCTGGGCCGCTGGGCCCACGCCTTCCGCGAGCCGGTCAATGAACTGGCGCGCACCCACAGCAACATCCGCAAGGTGGTGTTCTACACCGAGGTCACCCCCGACGACCGCCCCGGTGAGCACCACGACGAGGCGGGGCTGATCTCCCTGGACCGTCTGCGCCCGTACCTGCCAGCCGGTGACGCCGAGTACTACTACTGTGGCCCCGAAGGCTTTACCCAGGCGGTCGAGTGCATTCTGGACGCCCTGCAGGTCCCCGCCGAGCGGCGCCTGACCGAAACCTTTGGGCCCAGCCAGACCTTTGGCCCGGTGCTCATGCCGGCGGGCGTGACCAGCTCAGCTTCTGGCGATTGA
- a CDS encoding PAS domain S-box protein: MSAARSLLPDDPAEQRRLAALARYRILDTPPEAAYDRLARLAARVFRVPMAAVTFMAKDRQWFKACVGADVQENARSQSLCQALFDSGAPEVLVVPDTLADPRFRDLPAVTGALQIRFYAGAPLVTPGGLRLGTLCLYDVAPRPDLGPDDRAMLQDLAAHVVSELQLRQATAQQAREHQVHEAVLASAMDAMMVLDAGGRVLAWNPAAEAMLGYSRQEALGRELTEVMVPPDYHEVHRRGIAQVVTTGERRQHRAELPAQRRGGHVFPAEFTVTSCRVDGETLFMISVRDLTQVRAAREALKASHQLLNTVVESVPEAIYVKDAARRYTLINAAGAAQIGRPVTDILGRTDEALFPPRAAQQARARDEAVLASGHAQSYEVEDTLGTGGRRIYWSTKVPFVGPEGGAAGLVGVSIDITERKVAEQTIRTHNEALTGRVERAQLEILQRLARAAEYRDDDTGEHMNRVGRAAAGIASELGLPAAQVTLIERAAALHDVGKIGISDTILLKPGRLTPEEFAVVKTHCVIGANILSGGHSPLVVMAEEIARTHHERWDGAGYPHGLRGTQIPLSGRIVAVADVFDALTSERPYKRAWSREAAVAEIRAQAGRQFDPRVVAAFGRWLASAPVVSLGGVG; the protein is encoded by the coding sequence ATGTCGGCCGCGCGCTCACTGCTTCCCGATGACCCTGCTGAGCAGCGGCGGCTGGCGGCACTGGCCCGGTACCGCATCCTGGACACCCCCCCAGAGGCCGCCTATGACCGGCTGGCGCGGCTGGCGGCGCGCGTGTTCCGGGTGCCCATGGCCGCTGTGACCTTCATGGCCAAGGACCGGCAGTGGTTCAAGGCCTGCGTGGGGGCCGACGTGCAGGAAAATGCCCGCTCGCAGTCGCTGTGTCAGGCGCTTTTTGACAGCGGCGCCCCCGAGGTGCTGGTGGTGCCCGACACCCTGGCCGATCCCCGGTTCCGCGACCTGCCGGCAGTAACGGGCGCGCTGCAGATTCGCTTTTACGCGGGCGCGCCGCTGGTCACCCCCGGCGGCCTGCGGCTGGGCACCCTGTGCCTGTACGACGTGGCGCCGCGCCCCGATCTGGGACCGGACGACCGCGCCATGCTGCAGGACCTCGCCGCGCATGTGGTCAGCGAACTGCAGCTCCGGCAGGCCACCGCGCAGCAGGCGCGCGAGCACCAGGTCCACGAAGCGGTGCTGGCCTCGGCCATGGACGCCATGATGGTGCTGGACGCCGGCGGGCGCGTGCTGGCGTGGAATCCGGCGGCCGAGGCCATGCTGGGTTACAGCCGCCAGGAGGCGCTGGGGCGCGAACTGACCGAAGTGATGGTGCCGCCCGACTACCACGAGGTGCACCGCCGCGGCATTGCGCAGGTGGTCACGACGGGGGAGCGGCGGCAGCACCGCGCCGAGCTGCCCGCGCAGCGGCGCGGCGGCCACGTGTTTCCGGCTGAATTCACCGTCACGTCCTGCCGGGTGGACGGCGAGACCCTGTTCATGATCTCGGTGCGCGACCTCACCCAGGTGCGCGCGGCCCGCGAGGCCCTCAAGGCCAGCCACCAGCTGCTCAATACCGTGGTCGAAAGCGTGCCCGAAGCGATCTATGTCAAGGACGCCGCGCGGCGTTACACCCTGATCAATGCGGCGGGAGCCGCGCAGATTGGCCGGCCCGTAACTGACATTCTGGGCCGCACCGACGAAGCGCTGTTTCCGCCGCGCGCCGCGCAGCAGGCCCGCGCCCGTGACGAGGCGGTCCTGGCCTCGGGGCACGCCCAGTCGTACGAGGTGGAAGACACCCTGGGCACGGGGGGCCGGCGCATCTACTGGTCCACGAAGGTGCCTTTCGTGGGCCCGGAAGGGGGCGCCGCCGGGCTGGTGGGGGTGTCCATTGACATCACCGAGCGCAAGGTGGCCGAACAGACCATCCGCACCCACAATGAGGCGCTGACTGGCCGGGTGGAACGCGCGCAGCTGGAAATCCTGCAGCGCCTGGCCCGGGCCGCCGAGTACCGCGACGACGACACGGGCGAACACATGAACCGCGTGGGCCGCGCGGCGGCGGGCATTGCCAGCGAACTTGGCCTGCCTGCCGCCCAGGTCACCCTGATTGAGCGCGCCGCCGCGCTGCACGATGTGGGCAAGATCGGCATTTCCGACACCATCCTGCTCAAGCCCGGCCGCCTGACCCCGGAGGAATTTGCGGTGGTCAAGACCCACTGCGTGATCGGGGCCAACATTCTGTCGGGGGGGCACAGCCCGCTGGTGGTGATGGCCGAAGAGATTGCCCGCACGCACCACGAACGCTGGGACGGCGCCGGATATCCCCACGGCCTGCGCGGGACCCAGATTCCCCTGAGCGGGCGCATCGTGGCCGTGGCCGACGTGTTCGATGCCCTGACCAGTGAACGGCCCTACAAACGCGCCTGGTCCAGAGAAGCGGCGGTGGCCGAAATCCGCGCGCAGGCCGGGCGGCAGTTTGATCCCAGGGTGGTGGCCGCCTTCGGGCGCTGGCTGGCCTCGGCGCCGGTGGTGTCCCTGGGCGGCGTGGGCTAG
- a CDS encoding TetR/AcrR family transcriptional regulator, which translates to MPVADPRKRLPSADRRQQILDTAATLFVQRGFEAVGMGDLAGALGTSRATVYSYFPSTESILDALLDERLHRLLTRLEPLLAHLPWQSPGAPGLIEPVFGFLLAERDTLALLHSGGGPSFRDRQTHFLSEVARRLPLDPAVPGHGHAGLLLIITTLLDALAYRVISTPALDAEALARTLGVFVRGGVLATLDAAQREGPADMTSSGPAPGTR; encoded by the coding sequence ATGCCTGTGGCCGACCCCCGCAAACGCCTGCCCTCGGCGGACCGTCGCCAGCAGATTCTGGACACCGCTGCCACCCTGTTTGTGCAGCGCGGCTTTGAGGCGGTGGGCATGGGCGACCTCGCGGGCGCCCTGGGCACGTCCCGGGCCACGGTCTACAGCTATTTTCCCTCAACCGAAAGCATTCTCGACGCCCTGCTGGACGAGCGGCTGCACCGCCTGCTGACCCGCTTGGAGCCGCTGCTGGCGCACCTGCCCTGGCAGTCGCCGGGCGCGCCCGGGCTGATTGAGCCGGTGTTTGGGTTCCTGCTGGCCGAGCGCGACACGCTGGCGCTGCTGCACAGCGGCGGTGGGCCGTCGTTCCGGGACCGGCAAACGCATTTTCTCTCGGAGGTGGCCCGGCGCCTGCCGCTGGACCCGGCGGTGCCGGGGCACGGCCACGCGGGCCTGCTGCTGATCATCACCACACTGCTGGACGCCCTGGCCTACCGGGTGATCAGCACCCCGGCCCTGGACGCCGAGGCGCTGGCGCGCACCCTGGGGGTGTTTGTGCGGGGCGGCGTGCTGGCCACCCTGGATGCGGCGCAAAGGGAGGGGCCCGCCGACATGACTTCTTCTGGCCCCGCCCCCGGCACCCGCTGA
- a CDS encoding YhgE/Pip domain-containing protein, translated as MTQTPSRPPARTVLSDFRRLTPSERALWRFPLMWLAALAILFIPLAYAGIYLASVWDPYGRLADLPVALVNVDQGTTLRGKRYTLGGDVVRELRKDPPVRLIAYPSEAAAQAAVRRGEVYFALTIPRDFSQKAVAGNSTQHGQLHLYTAPGTSYFASRVGRTVAQEITTNLNETLGGNRWEVVQRSLKDVQRGFEDIRAATGKLRSGAGRLETGAAQLRSGADTLNQGMRTAQQGAQSLAAGATTLSGGVSRLTTGTAQLGQGLRKLEAAAPGRAQLAPLQQGTADLSAGAGRLAGGLGALGQGAGDLKAGAQRVAGGAAQLSGGAAQLAQKLPDLAAGLGALHKGAGQLQGGAEELVQGNAKLATGAQALATQLPELRAGLGTLAGGAGQLQAGATTLKGGAEQVQTGAQALAKQLPTLAQGAAGLASGAEGLSAGAGALAQGAPGDLGRAAGQLQGGASTLAATAHKLEAGARAAAQGAEQLAGGTGTLVSGAERLSGGAATLATGLQDAQAGSAAAVQGAGQLASGAQAAASGARTLAQGAAALNENLGTAAAGAGQAAEGAQALASGSKTLQAGAAQLQAGAATLAAKTNEAAAGARTLASGAQRVQDGVQTLVAGNLKLKAALGTVTAKLPAEQDLRALQGGARTLAQKTGELSGGLGQLTDGSGRLAQGARDLQGGAGELRAGLDTLYRKLPARTDTLSGDPQGLAASAVVVETATAQVPSNGAAFAPYFVALALWVGATMTTFIFPYLLLPESGRGTSQRARVLRKFAVPAGYVTLQALVVVAGLSLLGVPYLHPGLVVLTTVLASLTFMLLILALNLLLGAAGRLLALVLLVVQLGASGGSYPVELSSRFFQAIHAVMPVTDVVAALRAAMFGAYEGQYGTFLVRMALVALVAAGVALLARWRWQFTPDDQFRSPIITDVG; from the coding sequence ATGACCCAGACCCCATCCCGCCCACCTGCCCGCACGGTGCTCTCCGATTTTCGCCGCCTGACCCCCAGTGAACGCGCGCTGTGGCGCTTTCCGCTGATGTGGTTGGCGGCGCTGGCGATTCTGTTTATTCCGCTGGCTTACGCTGGGATTTACCTCGCCAGCGTGTGGGACCCCTACGGCCGCCTGGCCGACCTGCCGGTGGCGCTGGTGAATGTGGACCAGGGCACCACCCTGCGCGGGAAGCGGTACACGCTGGGGGGCGACGTGGTCCGGGAACTGCGCAAGGACCCCCCGGTGCGCCTGATTGCCTATCCCAGCGAGGCGGCGGCGCAGGCGGCGGTGCGCCGGGGCGAGGTCTACTTTGCCCTGACCATTCCGCGCGATTTCAGCCAGAAGGCCGTGGCGGGCAACAGCACCCAGCATGGCCAGCTGCACCTGTACACCGCGCCGGGCACCAGCTATTTCGCCAGCCGCGTGGGCCGCACCGTGGCCCAGGAGATCACCACCAACCTCAACGAAACCCTGGGGGGCAACCGCTGGGAAGTGGTGCAGCGCTCGCTCAAGGACGTTCAGCGGGGCTTTGAGGACATTCGCGCGGCCACCGGCAAACTGCGCAGCGGGGCCGGGCGCCTGGAAACAGGGGCAGCCCAGCTGCGCAGCGGTGCCGACACCCTGAATCAGGGCATGCGCACGGCCCAGCAGGGCGCACAGTCGCTGGCTGCAGGGGCCACGACCCTCTCGGGCGGTGTGAGCCGGCTGACCACTGGCACCGCGCAGCTGGGCCAGGGCCTGCGCAAGCTGGAAGCGGCGGCCCCAGGGCGCGCGCAGTTAGCGCCGCTGCAGCAGGGGACAGCCGACCTGAGCGCCGGCGCGGGGCGGCTGGCGGGCGGTCTGGGCGCGCTGGGCCAGGGTGCCGGGGACCTGAAAGCCGGCGCCCAGCGGGTGGCGGGCGGCGCGGCCCAATTGAGCGGCGGCGCAGCACAGCTGGCCCAGAAACTGCCGGACCTCGCGGCGGGCCTGGGCGCGCTGCACAAAGGTGCGGGGCAGCTGCAGGGTGGGGCTGAAGAACTGGTCCAGGGCAACGCGAAACTGGCGACCGGGGCCCAGGCGCTCGCCACCCAGCTGCCGGAGTTGCGCGCGGGCCTGGGTACCCTGGCAGGCGGGGCTGGCCAGTTACAGGCCGGCGCCACCACGCTGAAGGGCGGCGCCGAACAGGTGCAGACCGGCGCGCAGGCTCTGGCCAAGCAGCTCCCCACCCTGGCCCAGGGCGCGGCGGGGCTGGCCAGCGGCGCCGAAGGGCTCTCGGCCGGGGCCGGCGCCCTGGCGCAGGGGGCGCCGGGCGATCTGGGCCGCGCCGCAGGGCAGCTGCAGGGTGGGGCCAGTACCCTGGCTGCCACCGCCCACAAGCTGGAAGCGGGCGCCCGCGCCGCCGCCCAGGGGGCTGAACAACTGGCTGGGGGCACGGGCACCCTGGTCAGCGGCGCCGAACGCCTGAGTGGCGGCGCGGCCACGCTGGCCACCGGGCTGCAGGACGCCCAGGCGGGCAGCGCCGCCGCTGTGCAGGGCGCCGGGCAATTGGCCAGTGGCGCGCAGGCGGCGGCCAGCGGCGCCCGCACCCTGGCGCAGGGCGCCGCTGCCCTGAACGAGAACCTGGGCACAGCGGCGGCCGGGGCCGGGCAGGCGGCAGAGGGCGCGCAGGCGCTGGCCAGCGGGAGCAAGACGTTGCAGGCGGGCGCGGCGCAGCTGCAGGCGGGGGCCGCAACCCTGGCGGCCAAAACCAACGAGGCGGCGGCGGGCGCCCGGACGCTGGCCAGCGGCGCGCAGCGCGTGCAGGACGGCGTGCAGACCCTGGTGGCCGGCAACCTGAAACTCAAGGCGGCCCTGGGCACTGTGACCGCGAAACTGCCCGCCGAGCAGGATCTCCGCGCCCTGCAGGGCGGGGCCAGGACCCTGGCCCAGAAAACCGGTGAGCTGAGTGGGGGCCTGGGCCAGCTCACGGACGGCTCGGGGCGGCTGGCCCAGGGCGCGCGCGACCTGCAGGGCGGTGCAGGCGAGCTGCGCGCCGGTCTGGACACGCTCTACCGCAAGTTGCCGGCCCGCACCGACACCCTCAGCGGTGATCCCCAGGGCCTGGCCGCCAGCGCGGTGGTCGTGGAAACCGCCACGGCCCAGGTGCCCAGCAACGGGGCGGCGTTTGCCCCATACTTTGTGGCGCTGGCGCTGTGGGTGGGCGCCACCATGACCACCTTCATCTTTCCCTACCTGCTGCTGCCCGAAAGCGGGCGCGGCACCAGCCAGCGCGCCCGCGTGCTGCGCAAGTTCGCGGTACCCGCCGGCTACGTGACGTTGCAGGCGCTGGTGGTCGTTGCGGGCCTGAGCCTGCTGGGCGTGCCGTACCTGCACCCAGGGCTGGTGGTCCTGACCACCGTGCTGGCCAGCCTGACCTTCATGCTGCTGATTCTGGCGCTGAACCTGCTGCTGGGCGCAGCGGGGCGGCTGCTGGCGCTGGTGCTGCTGGTGGTGCAGCTGGGGGCTTCGGGGGGCAGTTACCCGGTGGAACTGTCTTCGCGTTTTTTCCAGGCCATCCACGCCGTCATGCCCGTGACCGATGTGGTGGCGGCCCTGCGCGCGGCCATGTTCGGCGCCTATGAAGGCCAGTACGGCACCTTTCTGGTCCGCATGGCCCTGGTGGCCCTGGTGGCGGCGGGCGTGGCCCTGCTGGCCCGCTGGCGCTGGCAATTTACCCCCGACGACCAGTTCCGCTCGCCCATCATCACTGACGTGGGCTAG